A genomic window from Silene latifolia isolate original U9 population chromosome 11, ASM4854445v1, whole genome shotgun sequence includes:
- the LOC141613743 gene encoding protein FAR1-RELATED SEQUENCE 5-like: MGQQQPQFVITDQCPGIKKACLNVFNQSVHKYCMWHIMQKMPEKVGRAICNDTEFMTDINAVVWDVDLEPDEFEQNWKFVIEAHGMQSNRWLKYVFAIRQKWIPAYFRDLPLGCLLRTTQRSESSNSYFKRFESHFGTLVEFWMRYNSAIEQQRHTQRRIDNANEHSMLEKVGPMKVEMHASLVYTHPIFTDFQNEVKHAICSMGVGGLTTVGAVEYHDVCDGLKHRSFRVEFNTKTNESKCACKLFERHGIVCRHILWVWNGRQVIEDIDEADIKKAEMSKVWSEIYATVGVMDSYATVKQMKQAEKTRHSSGRTSQDQLNRKLKTRKSRLFSASQLQMILTFDRQTRPRIRAVVKD; encoded by the exons ATGGGGCAGCAGCAACCTCAATTTGTAATTACAGACCAGTGCCCTGGAATTAAAAAGGCCTGCCTAAATGTCTTCAATCAGTCTGTGCACAAgtactgcatgtggcatatcatgcagaAAATGCCTGAGAAAGTGGGAAGGGCAATCTGCAATGATACGGAATTTATGACCGACATAAATGCCGTTGTTTGGGATGTCGACCTCGAACCAGATGAATTTGAACAGAACTGGAAATTTGTAATTGAAGCACATGGTATGCAAAGCAACCGGTGGTTGAAGTATGTCTTTGCAATCAGACAAAAGTGGATACCCGCATACTTTCGGGATCTGCCTCTAGGTTGTTTGTTGCGAACAACCCAGAGATCCGAAAGTTCAAACAGCTATTTCAAGCGGTTTGAAAGCCACTTTGGAACCCTTGTCGAGTTCTGGATGAGGTATAATTCCGCAATAGAACAGCAGAGGCATACACAAAGGAGGATAGATAATGCCAATGAGCATAGTATGCTCGAGAAAGTAGGGCCGATGAAGGTAGAGATGCATGCCTCACTTGTCTACACACATCCTATCTTTACGGACTTTCAGAATGAAGTCAAACATGCCATATGTAGCATGGGGGTCGGGGGTTTGACAACAGTAGGGGCAGTGGAGTACCATGACGTTTGTGATGGACTGAAGCACAGAAGCTTCCGAGTTGAATTTAACACCAAAACTAACGAGAGCAAATGTGCATGTAAGCTGTTTGAGAGGCATGGCATTGTCTGTCGGCATATACTGtgggtgtggaatggtaggcAG gtgATAGAAGACATTGATGAAGCTGACATCAAGAAAGCtgagatgtcaaaggtttggtctgaGATTTATGCAACTGTCGGGGTGATGGACAGTTATGCTACGGTTAAACAGATGAAGCAAGCTGAGAAAACCCGACACAGTTCAGGGAGAACATCACAAGACCAATTGAACCGAAAACTAAAAACCAGGAAATCGAGGCTCTTCTCGGCATCACAACTTCAAATGATATTGACCTTCGACCGccaaacaaggccaagaataagggCAGTGGTAAAAGATTAA